The Sebastes fasciatus isolate fSebFas1 chromosome 22, fSebFas1.pri, whole genome shotgun sequence genome includes the window GACATGCAATGAATCAGTTATGTATATTTGTGAATTCGGCATATGTCTGATCCACCAAGCACGACTCAATTTTAATATAATCTTCCAAATGTAAACTTTAAAACACTGCTTTGGTGCTTTTCCTTTGCCAGTTTCTGAGTGGGCACCGTGAGCATGGCGGACCGGGAGGAGCGCCGCTTCGCCGAGGTTTCCCGGGACTCTGTCAAACTCATGGCCGAGAGTACAGGCGTGGAGCTCGGCGACGATGTGGCTGCTCTGCTGGCGGAGGACGTGTGTTACCGGCTCAGGGAGGCAACGCAGGTCAGTGTTAACCTGCTGGgtgcatggatggatggatggatgaatgagaCATTAAAATGTTACTCCACCCAAAATCATAATGCATGAAGCAATAATCCTGTTTAGACACAAAAAGGCTACTCAAAAGAATTCCTTTGATGAGCATCACTTTAAACGTGGAGCTTCATCAGCTGTTTACATTAAGAAGTATACTCTTAACTGAAAAttacctgatattttcaggtggaatttcatttattcattcattctcactgtgcaatatcattttccacttgtgcaattttgttaatagtctgtttattgtcaagttcatattttgttacactttgtttagcccttttttactgtgttaggtgatgcatcttgtttgttgcactatcccctttgctgtggattgttttatggatgtttttatggtttttaggttgttttataattttattctcaggtattgtcttatttattgtagtatttatttatctggtgtactatttatagattttaagggctgagagaaagccagggtaaaatgcatttcactgtacactgtacttttaaatgcatatgacaaataaacttgaaacttatTGTAACGTAACTAACATACAGTGTTAATTGTGTTGTTTTGGACCCACAGAGCAGCTCTCAGTTTATGAGACACGCCAAGAGGAGGAAGCTGACAGTGGAGGACTTCAACAGAGCTCTGCGTTGGAGCAACGTGGAGGTGAGGATGTTGGTCTCTCCCAGTATATGTCTGATATGACGTGAACATGCTACAGTGATCATCAGTGCCTCCAGCttctttatatgtgtgtgttcatcagaCCGTATGTGGCTACGGGGCCCAGGATGCTCTTCCTTTCCGCTCAGCGAAAGAAGGAGAGCTTTTCTTCATTGAGGATCGGGACATCAACCTGGTGGAGTTGGCTCTGGCCACCAACATTCCCAAAGGCTGTGCTGAGACCATGGTGCGAGGTACGACCCACCGTCACTGTCATAAACTAGAACTACAGATGTGTCCTTGATGCTGAAAGTTCATGATTCAGGTCTTTGAATCAGGACGTATCTTTTACTAATAATTCctcatgtttttcttctcctgtcAGTAAATGTGTCTTACCTGGATGGGAAAGGCAACCTGGAGCCTCAGGGGACAGGTGAGACTTTTTGATTAACGGGCTCAACACAGTATGTCTCCTCAATTCAGTTTCAAGGAAATGTATGTGAAGAGGCAAAAATCCCTTACTTGTGAAGTAATACGCAGTAATATGTCACTCTGGTGCATGTTCAGCATCAACCTGTAGCACCTTGATTGTATCCATAGGATATATTTATGTGTAATACCTGTTTATAGTGTATCAGTTTAACCCAGATTGAGGGTTTCAGTGTTCAGACCTGTCTGTTGAATTGTTCCAGTTCCCACAGCGGTACAGACTCTGTCAGAAGACCTGTTGAAGTACTACCAGCAGATCACTCGGGCCATCCTTGGGGAGGACCCCCACCTCATGAAGGTAAACTACTGCTGCTGAACACACAGGCAGGCATTCAGTCCGGCTAAACAAGGTGTTactgtgtgtaacatttatctgctgtgtgtttcaggtggcTCTGCTGGACCTCCAGTCCAACTCCAAGATCGCTGCCCTCCTGCCGTACTTTGTTTACGTCATCAGTGGGGTAGGTTTGGATATTTAACATTTGACTTTTAAACAAATCCAAACAACCGGTGACTGTAGAGCTTGCcctatttatttgattttagaTGTAAAATCCAACATTTTTATAAAGTAGACctgtaaaaattaaaaatatttttccccCATTTATCCGATTGTtgattgtgtgtctgtttctgtcCAGGTGAAGTCGGTAAGCCACGATCTGGAGCAGCTCAACCGGCTCCTCCACATGGTGAAGAGCCTGGTTCAGAACCCCTACCTGTACCTGGGCTCATACGTGCGCAGCCTGGTCTCCAGCGTCATGTACTGCATCCTGGAGCCGCTGGCCGCCTCCATCAACCCGCTCAACGACCACTGGACCCTCAGGGACTACGCAGCCCTGCTCCTCAGCCACATCTTCTGGTGAGCAAATCACTGACGGccactgagacacacagagggtTCAAAATTACcatattaatacaaataataatagataTTAGCACCCTTTTAAAGATGTAATGGCAAACATGTTGGCACCCTGTTGCCTggttacacatccagcagactcAGAGCAACATTAACACTCATTCGAGTTGCGTCTCAGTCCACCTGGTGAGCATCCAATAATGCAATAAATGAAtgtattattgtgttttctctccaggACTCATGGTGATCTGGTGAGTGGTCTCTACCATCAGATCCTGCTGTCGCTCCAGAAGGTTCTGTCCGACCCAGTGAGACCACTCTGCTCCCACTATGGAGCCGTGGTGGGGCTTCATGCTCTGGGATGGAAGGTAtgttattctttttcttttgagaGACACATTCGGAGAGATTTATATTCCTAAATATGTCAAACTTTAAATGATAGATGTTCATTTGGAATGTCCTCTTTTACATTCAGAGACTGTGTGatagtacatacatatattattCATGTTCCTGCTCCGGCACCTCAGTGAAGCGATGAATTATTCCAACTCAAGATGCCATGTTTTATTCTCAAATATCCACGATGCATCATTTCATACACATTTGTGCtaaatgaaattatatttaGTATCTTTGGAAACCTTGAGATCTCCACCAGAGACCGGCTCCATCTGTCGGGGTCCGTTTCATTGCTCCtctgttttcttgttttgtgcTCATCTGactgctctcctctctcagcTCTCCTCAGTAATCAGTATGAGAATGACCTCTGCattaacctgtgtgtgtgtgtgtgtttttgttggcaGGCTGTAGAGAGAGTGCTCTTTCCACACCTCCCTGCCTACTGGGCCAACCTCCAGGCTGTGCTGGATGACTACTCTGTTTCCAATGCCCAGGTCAAAGCAGATGGACATAAGGTCTACGGAGCCATCCTGGTCAGTACTGCAGTGACAGAAGTCCTTCCATACAGTGATCAGCTACAAGGCTCCTATTTGTTTTGATGCCTGGTAACTGATAGTAGTCactgttttggtgttttgacaATGACCAACAATGTTAACTGTTGCATATTTATCTCCCGTACCATCTCATGAAAACACAACTGTCACTCACCGTGTCATTCTTCTATACCATTCATGACCGTGGCAGTATAGAGGAAAGGTCATTTATGGTATATTCTTGCAATGAAATACAGTATCACTAGAGAAAAGGTCACCAGAATAATGTATCATCAATCAATATTCATAGCGAATTTCATGGTCGAGAGGAAAATATTCaagagagttgacagacgaaCTGTTACTACGTCACATTTCAGTTCTCCTGTGTGTCCTGCAGGTGGCGGTGGAGCGTCTGCTGAAGATGAaggctctgtctctgtctcagccAACAGATGGAGGCTCCGGTGGTCCGCCGGGCTCCGTGGTGGGTGCTACGGGTCACAGGGTGAGCTCCCCCGGCCTCAGTCCCCCTGCGGAGCCTCTCTCAGAGGCCGCCCTGGGCATCGCCAGCCACCTCCAGGCAGGCGGTGCCGGCTGTCCCTGGGAGGAGTGGACTCCGGTCCCTCTCCCTGCCATGTACTGTGAGCTCTACTCCTTCTTTGGAGACAGCCTGGCTGTCAGGTTCAGTACAGGACCCGGGTTCGGCAGCTACCCTCCCTGCACCCCGTCTCAGCTCGCCGACGCCAGGAAGGAACCCCCCGGCCCCGCCTCCAACCCCGACACCACCCGAAAGATGCCTCAGCTGACTGCCAACCTCAACATCAGCCCGCGGCAGGATGGGAGTCCTCGCACCGACCCGCCGCCACCCAGCCTGGCAGCTACCGGATCAGGAAGGTGAAGCAAACTATCTAAACCGAACTGATGGCTTGGGGGGTTCGCAGTACAGAATGATTTCTGACATTCTTTTCTCTTCAGGTCCCTGGctcgctcctcttcctcgtcctcctcctcctccgtgcAGCGCTCCAGATCTTCCGCGTCACGTCCGGGCCAGCGTTCAGCAGGTCTGTCTCGTGACGTTTTCCCCAAAGCTCGCTTCACCTCTCCTCAGACGGGACTGCCCGTATTCACCTTCCTCATCGGCGGACGGCAAATGGGTCGCCGTTGCCAAGGGCGCCGGCCCTTCCAGACCATCTTTGCCCCGACTCCACCTCTTCCTGCCATCCCACCACGTGCCTACGCCCACAAACTGCCCGTCATCGGCAGGGTGGGCAAACCTATACGCCGCTGGGCGTGTTCCCATTACTCCCTTCATCTGCCTCTCTAGAGAAGACGCTCTCACAAAATGAGCTTCAGACTGCTATAAAACACGGCTTTGACTGCTACAGACTTTAACAGGCCCATATTCATATTGTtcagcttaaaggtcccatattgtaaaaactgagattttcatgttttttatattgGCATCTTTGCTGTGTATGTTTGATACATCATTTGAAAGATTCATTGAGTAGGAAAACTGTTgttgattgtttttgtttgtgttggtaATTAATTAGTCAACTGAGCACTATACTCATTAGAGTCAGATGAGTTTAAAGGTTTCTCATCAACCGCCACAGCAGGAGCTCAGACCTGAGTCACAGGAGAGAGACTAGAGtatggagagacagacagacagtggttATTTCTCTCTGATCACTGAGACTGAATACCTGCTGAGGACAGTGTTGGAGCGGTAGGTCTACCATGTGTTTGGAAGTTTGACATATTGTACAtagctgttgttttcactgaaTAAAACATTCCCTGATGTAGTTTGGAAACCTTTATCTTATCCTTTTGAGTCCAACGTGCCTACATGGTTTTTAAATTCACTGTTTTCAACTGATTGTAGTTGTTCACCCCTTTTTccctctttgtggtcattttgagtctctttgtagttgctttgtctgtctttctagtcactttgtgtctcattgtggttgctttgtgtctctgtagttgctttgcatctctttgtggtcattttgagtctctttgtggttgctttgcgtctctttgtagtcattttgtgtctctttgtggttgctttgcatctctttgtagtcattttgagtctctttgtggttgctttgtgtctctttgtggttgctttgcgtctctttgtggttgctttgcatctctttgtagtcattttgtgtctctttgtaattgctttgtgtctctttgtggttgctttgcgtctctttgtggttgctttgcatctctttgtagtcattttgtgtctctttgtagttgctttgtgtccctttttgtagtaattttgagtctctgtggttgttttgcctcTTCATAGTCATTGCAGTCTCTTTGCAGctcttttgcatctctttgtagtcatcatgtaagttggtgttgttgcgtctctttgtagttgtttcatatttctttgtggtcattttgagtctatTTGAGTGAAATTTTGTAGGTGAGGGCCAGGGGGGCCTCTGTCACATTGGGCCCTGGGCCTGGGTCCAGTAGCCCCGTCCAGTAATCCATCCGCGGTGACCTGCTCTACCATTCTAAATATTTAAAGCCTAACCAGCTTCCAGTATCTGGTTGCAGCCTGTAGAGAAACAGCAGTCAGAACCAACAATGGCCCAGCTTGTGTCTTCACTGGGTCTGTTCTGCCGGGTCAACGCATTCGCCTGCCTGTTTCTCTGCTACCTGCTCTTCATCCTGCTGGGAGGTGTGGTGTTCACAAGCGTGGAGAAGTCGGTAGAGAAGGAGCTGAGAGCCGAGGTGGAGGAGCTGCGTCGCTCCTTCCTGCAGGAGAACCCCTGTGTGGAGGAGAGCAGGCTGAGGCAGGTGCTGGGGAAAGCTCTCTCTGCTCACCAGAGTGATGTCGCTGTCCTGAAGAGCGACGCCGACGAGAGACGCTATGACTTCACATCATCGCTCTACTTTGTCATTGTCACTCTGACCACCATGGGTAAGACACAGTCAAGAAATATGtctcaatattttcatattgaTCACAATCATTATCACAATTTCACATGGTAACTTGCTTATATTCACTTCACAATGAtataaagcagcaaatcctgaCATTagctgggtttccaccaaaagttcctggGACTTTTTAGTCACTAGAACTACTTTTAAGGAACTAAAAGTTCttctaaagacctgcgaagattaggAAAATTAGTCCTCTAACGTTTTCTTTGCTAAACTCCTCAGTGGTACCGTCCTCCCTGTAgacctcttccctctcctcttcctcaggttCTGACTCTTACACCCCCAAATCTGATGAAGCCAAGCTCTTCTGTATCTTCTACTGCACCCTGGGGATCCCCCtcaccctcttcctcctcaccctcctctccaacctcctcctccctgtcatCACCCACGCTCCCGTCCACCACCTGACCACTTACTGGGGTTTGCCCTACGCCCGGGCCGCCTCCATCCACGCCAGCCTCCTCTCTGtgcttctcctctccctcctcttcctcctcccggccctcctGGTCTGCGTGGTGGAGCCCGACTGGAGCTTCCTGGATGCTCTTTTCTTCTGCTTTGTCATCCTGAGCACCGTCGGCGAGGGAGGAAACTCTCTGGGGAGAAGCTGGAGCACGACGTCCAGAGAGACACTCCAACTCCTCACCACATGTACGTGCATGTGACCAGATGTCCTTTATAAACTATTACGttattatatcaatataatGCAAGTAACGTgatatactgtatcaattcAAGAATTCACAGAGAATTATAAACCttcagttcccctcagctctactgaGCATTTAAGCCTCTTTTagcttgttttggttttcttaaCCCTAAATATGCATGTTGACAGGCTGGACATTCATTTTataattgaaaaacaaacaataaaattaaataattgtcCTCTCTCCGCAGGCTACCTGCTGGTGGGCCTGGTGGTGATTATTACCTTCAAGGATACCGTCCAGCAGGTTCCCCGGGTCTGTGCGGTGATGAGGCTCTTCTCTGGTCCGCAGTATGCGGAGCTGGAAGGTGTCCATCATCTCAGTGAAATGACACTAAGTGAAGACAGCTGTGAGGACGAGCCTCAGTACTCCCAGTCCATCTGTACCATCTCCTCCACTCCATTAGAGCTGACCGGCTCGCCGTCGCACACGGAGCCAGAAACTCAACTCCCAAAACCACCTGACCGTCACAGCTGTACACCGAACCAGCCACAACAACCCACCAGCTCCTGACTTACAACTGTTGTGTAAGTCAGAAGTGTGCATTCATTTTTGGTTTACTGTACTCTGCCTTTTGGATAACTGGATGTCAGATCCCTAAAGTTGTATTAATTGATTGTTTTTGGCCCACATTGGGGcagaacaagctgaaaacacaacatttacatATTATATCCTATCCAGTCCTCTAGCTCTAGCTCTCAAAcggagcctgctacagcctcttaaaAAACTAATGTCGGCCAAGTGCGCCGGCACCCTCAAGGACTGGAACAAGTTCTAAGGtacatttgtgattaatcacgattaaatattttaacagcTTGACAGCTctaagaaaaactaaataataaaagcAACATCTCTTTCCTACGTTCTAAAAGCAGAGTGCCTGTTACTCTAAATATCCACACAACATGTTGTAGTTTTGTGGCATATTGATAGGTAATTAATGCGTATTGACAGGTAATGGTAGGTAATACAAACTTAGTACAGACAGTTtgcaaaatgttcacttttCACCTGCATCTATGGTGTTATATTTGTTTCTGTCAGCCACTGAAAAGGCCTTGAAAAGTACAACGACTGACCACAAGGTGTCACAACTGACTAGTGTACAGGTGCAGGTCTAGGGGAAGAGCGACAGCACGGTTCTTTATTTGATCAGGTTTGTGCCCCTCAGCTATGTTGGTATTAATATGTTTAATCGTCAGTTAAAAGCTGCTCAATGACTCATATGCCACAGTGTGGTTTGTATAGATAAGAAGGGTGTGGAAGATCAGACGGCCGTCCCTGCGGTCAAACTACAGTGAGAAGAGAGTTAAAAAGCTTGTTAGTTCTGTGGGAAAGTTCCTGGGTTGGAAACAGGGCTTATTTTTGGGGTGAAATGTCCTTTTATAATCAGAATTGATACCGATTTAGCTTTGAACATGGACAGAAAATCCCCCTCTCATGAACTACAGTGATGAAATACAGAAATTCACCTTAAACGCTTCCTGTTGAGTGACTTCCCTCACTCCTCTCCACCACAGATCCTGTGCTTCGTTTGGAATGGTACATTTGGAGTGAATTGCTCCTTTAATGAAGCGTCTGACTGAAGGTGCAGACTGCTTTACTTGGAGCTGTAACAGAGGCCTCTTGTGTGTGTTCTCCTACTATGGCTGTGTTTGTACAAGACACAGAGGACTGTGGGAGGGAGCCACCACGAATCTGAGTTAGTGCCCAGCACTGCCAGCTCTCACCCCGCCctaacagcacacacacacacacacacacacacacacacacacacacacacacacacacacgctgcctTTACTCATGTATGACGTCAGCAATCATGTTAGGTCGTGTCCTTGTCATGCCCAGTGTATACATTTATGTTATAAGATAGATGATATGTCCTAGTAGTAGCGTATAAAAATCAACCTCATTGTAGTAATTGTTAATAAATCCACTTTTCAATAttaattttgaatattaaagTTGAGTACagggttgtttttttctatagCACTGACATTTAATCAGTTCAGTTCCAGTCCAGTCCATATGCAACTCTTTATTAACATACTATAAATACAACATGGATATCAGTATCAGCCTAAATAAATCATAGTATCAGCCGGACACAAGGATTTTCCTTTTCACCTCCAAGTCCCTATTAATTATAGCGCACACAGCAGACAGCTACACATGGCAGCTTCATCATATGCCCAGACATCCAGAATCCAACCAATGCTCCTATGCTATTATTATGTTATTCAAgtcatcccaaaggtgttggatggggcCAGTTaagttcttccacaccaaactgggaaGACCATTTCTTCATGGAGCTGTACATGGGGGGTAATTATCATTTTGAAACAGGAAAGGTTGATACAAAGAAGTTGAAAGAACACTAATGTCTAAAATATCATTGTACCCTGTAGCGTTAAGATTTCCTTCGTTGGGCCCAAATCAGGAAAAACAGCCTCAGAGCAAAACTACATTAAAGTATGTGGACAGGGCTGACAGACAGGGGGtttgaatatatacagtatgttgtaaaGTTCCTGCATTACATTAAAGTGGGGCAAATTAGTGGTAGATAAATTAGCCTCTATTTGCAACACAATTCTAAGAAACACTGACATTTTGGGAGGTATGCTAATATTGTCTTACCCACAGTTAAATGAGAGGTCTAGGATGTTCTAGCCAAGCATCTATTGGAAGCTATTTCTGACCAACAACCGCAAAGTGGTTTTACTTCTGATGAAGCGAGGCTAACtgttccccctgcttccagtcttcatgctaGGCTAGACTAAACATGTCCAGACCCACTAACTTTTCAGTTCCAGCGCAGAGAAATATGGAGAATTGTGAGTAAAACCAAACCAGATAAGCAAAGGAAGCAGGAAATGGTGGGATATCAGTTGTTCTGTTGGCGTTGTGTTTTCAGCTGAGTCACTGTTGAGTGCCTACATTGTCCTCTTCTTCCATTCAGCATAGCGCTGAGCTGACTGGAGGTGACTGATGGTCGTCATGACAGCCTTGTGATGGCTGGTCACCAGACACATGAGCCTCCTCTGAGCTGGGTCAAACAATGTGTCAAATACCGTGGACAACTGTTGTCCCCAGGAGCCTACTGCCTTTGAGACACAACCAGGTCACGTGATCAACACCATGTTGCCTTTAGGGAAATGAACTGTTGGCTTGAAGCTGTTGGACTCACAGCTATCTATAACAGTACAACTGTTGCCATAACTACCACTGCTGTCAGGCTAacgttaaagctgcactaaacaATATTTTTACGAGAACAATATGTCAAATGACTATATGTCGTGTGAAAAGCATCACTCTTAATGAACAATAAAACCATTAATATCTGCGTGTAACAACTATACAGTATAGTAA containing:
- the kcnk7 gene encoding potassium channel, subfamily K, member 7, with product MAQLVSSLGLFCRVNAFACLFLCYLLFILLGGVVFTSVEKSVEKELRAEVEELRRSFLQENPCVEESRLRQVLGKALSAHQSDVAVLKSDADERRYDFTSSLYFVIVTLTTMGSDSYTPKSDEAKLFCIFYCTLGIPLTLFLLTLLSNLLLPVITHAPVHHLTTYWGLPYARAASIHASLLSVLLLSLLFLLPALLVCVVEPDWSFLDALFFCFVILSTVGEGGNSLGRSWSTTSRETLQLLTTCYLLVGLVVIITFKDTVQQVPRVCAVMRLFSGPQYAELEGVHHLSEMTLSEDSCEDEPQYSQSICTISSTPLELTGSPSHTEPETQLPKPPDRHSCTPNQPQQPTSS
- the taf6l gene encoding TAF6-like RNA polymerase II p300/CBP-associated factor-associated factor 65 kDa subunit 6L isoform X1; translation: MADREERRFAEVSRDSVKLMAESTGVELGDDVAALLAEDVCYRLREATQSSSQFMRHAKRRKLTVEDFNRALRWSNVETVCGYGAQDALPFRSAKEGELFFIEDRDINLVELALATNIPKGCAETMVRVNVSYLDGKGNLEPQGTVPTAVQTLSEDLLKYYQQITRAILGEDPHLMKVALLDLQSNSKIAALLPYFVYVISGVKSVSHDLEQLNRLLHMVKSLVQNPYLYLGSYVRSLVSSVMYCILEPLAASINPLNDHWTLRDYAALLLSHIFWTHGDLVSGLYHQILLSLQKVLSDPVRPLCSHYGAVVGLHALGWKAVERVLFPHLPAYWANLQAVLDDYSVSNAQVKADGHKVYGAILVAVERLLKMKALSLSQPTDGGSGGPPGSVVGATGHRVSSPGLSPPAEPLSEAALGIASHLQAGGAGCPWEEWTPVPLPAMYCELYSFFGDSLAVRFSTGPGFGSYPPCTPSQLADARKEPPGPASNPDTTRKMPQLTANLNISPRQDGSPRTDPPPPSLAATGSGRSLARSSSSSSSSSVQRSRSSASRPGQRSAGLSRDVFPKARFTSPQTGLPVFTFLIGGRQMGRRCQGRRPFQTIFAPTPPLPAIPPRAYAHKLPVIGRVGKPIRRWACSHYSLHLPL
- the taf6l gene encoding TAF6-like RNA polymerase II p300/CBP-associated factor-associated factor 65 kDa subunit 6L isoform X2; the encoded protein is MADREERRFAEVSRDSVKLMAESTGVELGDDVAALLAEDVCYRLREATQSSSQFMRHAKRRKLTVEDFNRALRWSNVETVCGYGAQDALPFRSAKEGELFFIEDRDINLVELALATNIPKGCAETMVRVNVSYLDGKGNLEPQGTAVQTLSEDLLKYYQQITRAILGEDPHLMKVALLDLQSNSKIAALLPYFVYVISGVKSVSHDLEQLNRLLHMVKSLVQNPYLYLGSYVRSLVSSVMYCILEPLAASINPLNDHWTLRDYAALLLSHIFWTHGDLVSGLYHQILLSLQKVLSDPVRPLCSHYGAVVGLHALGWKAVERVLFPHLPAYWANLQAVLDDYSVSNAQVKADGHKVYGAILVAVERLLKMKALSLSQPTDGGSGGPPGSVVGATGHRVSSPGLSPPAEPLSEAALGIASHLQAGGAGCPWEEWTPVPLPAMYCELYSFFGDSLAVRFSTGPGFGSYPPCTPSQLADARKEPPGPASNPDTTRKMPQLTANLNISPRQDGSPRTDPPPPSLAATGSGRSLARSSSSSSSSSVQRSRSSASRPGQRSAGLSRDVFPKARFTSPQTGLPVFTFLIGGRQMGRRCQGRRPFQTIFAPTPPLPAIPPRAYAHKLPVIGRVGKPIRRWACSHYSLHLPL